Proteins found in one Armatimonadia bacterium genomic segment:
- the flgK gene encoding flagellar hook-associated protein FlgK, with translation MSLRALEIARSAIVARQTEIEMIGHNVANAQTPGYSRRAVLVASVPGETGSPANHSGLGVEVTGVRRLGNGLLRTQVDLETGKLGRETVLSNTLKDIEEVAAGTDGQGLVTQLNAFFDAFSQVAADPAATSQRHELLAAAESLCDAVGEMDAGLRDALSTTDSQLVAGVKRVNQLAAQVAQLNTSIGLAGGEDQALDLVEQRDSAVRELSQLCGSVAVGREPGQVDVLIGGHPLVQGAVASELELTTVASDIAGCAPYHAISFRGQQPPDGLGGELAGRVEARSELLKPALESLSSLVSDFAQAVNTQHRAGYDLDGSAGLDLFTYDVDTPAQTLALNSAIAGDTDKIAAADKPGESGNGANATALEALRNSAGIVQSHIQYLGTLGTDVQSARSRCEGRQAVIDSLDARYQEVASVSLDEEALRLGEAQQGLTAAQRVVQTVLTMIDDLLRL, from the coding sequence GTGAGCCTTCGTGCACTGGAGATCGCACGCTCCGCTATCGTGGCTCGACAGACTGAGATCGAGATGATCGGCCACAACGTTGCCAACGCTCAGACGCCCGGCTACTCGCGTCGCGCGGTCCTGGTTGCCTCGGTGCCCGGTGAGACGGGCTCCCCGGCAAACCACAGCGGTCTGGGCGTCGAAGTGACCGGCGTCCGGCGTCTGGGGAACGGCCTGCTCCGGACTCAGGTGGATCTGGAGACCGGGAAGCTCGGCCGCGAGACCGTGCTCTCGAACACCCTGAAGGACATTGAGGAAGTGGCGGCAGGCACCGACGGCCAGGGGCTGGTCACGCAGCTCAATGCCTTCTTCGACGCCTTCAGCCAGGTCGCAGCAGACCCGGCCGCCACCTCGCAGAGGCACGAGTTGCTGGCCGCGGCAGAGAGCCTGTGTGATGCCGTCGGCGAGATGGACGCCGGGCTCCGGGATGCCCTGAGCACCACTGATTCGCAGCTCGTGGCAGGGGTCAAGCGCGTCAATCAACTCGCAGCGCAGGTGGCACAGCTCAACACGAGCATCGGGCTGGCCGGAGGAGAGGACCAGGCGCTCGACCTGGTCGAGCAGCGCGATTCGGCTGTGCGCGAGTTGTCTCAGCTCTGCGGCAGCGTCGCAGTCGGGCGCGAGCCCGGACAAGTTGACGTTCTGATCGGTGGCCATCCGCTGGTCCAGGGGGCGGTCGCCTCGGAGCTGGAGCTCACGACGGTCGCGAGCGACATCGCGGGGTGCGCACCCTATCACGCGATCAGCTTCAGAGGCCAGCAACCTCCTGACGGGCTTGGGGGAGAGCTGGCCGGACGAGTCGAGGCCCGCTCGGAACTGCTCAAGCCCGCGCTGGAGAGCCTCAGCTCACTGGTGTCGGATTTCGCCCAGGCAGTCAACACGCAGCACAGGGCGGGCTACGACCTGGACGGATCGGCCGGCCTGGATCTCTTCACCTATGACGTCGACACACCGGCGCAGACCCTGGCTCTGAACTCGGCGATTGCGGGCGACACTGACAAGATCGCTGCGGCTGACAAGCCCGGTGAATCGGGGAATGGTGCGAACGCTACCGCGCTGGAGGCCCTGCGGAACTCAGCAGGGATCGTGCAATCCCACATCCAGTATCTGGGCACTCTGGGGACAGACGTCCAGTCGGCTCGGTCACGCTGCGAGGGTCGGCAGGCGGTCATCGACTCCCTCGATGCGCGCTATCAGGAGGTCGCCTCCGTATCTCTCGATGAGGAGGCGCTCCGACTTGGTGAGGCGCAGCAGGGGCTCACGGCGGCCCAGCGCGTCGTGCAGACGGTCCTGACCATGATTGATGACCTCCTGCGTCTGTAG